Part of the Georgenia sp. TF02-10 genome, GCGCGAGGTCGGGCTGACGGTCCGGCTCGTCGACGAACCAGAGGTCCAGCGTCCAGTCGTTGCCGTGCGGCGACCGGCAGTCGACGCCGAGGTAGAAGCCGTCCGGGTACCGCGGGTCGCGGTTCCACCGGCCGGCGTCGTCGCGGATGGTGACCTGGCGCACGTCCGGGTGCACCGCGAGGTCGCTTCCCAGCCGCGCGATGCGCCCCACCGTTCCCTCGTCCAGACTCACGCAGGAGGTGGTCACGTCGATGTCGCGCCGGCCAGCACCCGCAGGGCGGCCGCCCCTACGACCGTCGGTCGTCCGATCTGCTCGAGCCGCTGCCGGAGCCGGAGCCGAGCGCACATGGCCAGGGCCCCGCGCTCGAGGAGCGCTTCACCTTCCAACAGGTCCTGCTGCATCAGCAGTGACCCACCCTTGTTCTGCAGTCGCACTACGCGACGTCACCCGCCTACCCGCTCGCCGCGCTCAGCATCTCGCGTCGACACCCGCCGAATGTGCTCCTCCGTGAGCTGTGACAGCTTGTTGACCAGCCCCGCCATCGCCGTGATCTCGTCGACGCCGAGCTCCTCCAGCAGGGTCTGGCCGTCACGGACCATGGGCCCGTACACGTCCCACACCAGGCGCCGTCCCTCCGCGGTCAGCTCGACCTGGACCTTCCGACGGTCGCCCGGCGACTGCGTGCGGCGCATCAGGCCTCGTCGGCTCAGCCGGTCCACCAGTGCCGTGGTGGCGGCGGGGGCGCAGCCCGATCGCTCTCGCGAACTCGCCCGCCGACATCGCGGACTCCGAGAGCCAGTCGAGACAGCCAAGTTCGGCCGCACCAAGCCCCAGCGCGCGACCGACCGCGTCGTCGAAGTCCTGCGTCGGGCCCTGGTAACGCTGGACAGCCCGGCCGAACGCCTCGGCCGCCGCGCTGTGCGAGGTGGCCACCAACATTCCCTTCGATACTCGGACGGTTCGTCTACCGTACCGTTTGCCGGCACACCAACAGATGGGTCGCCTTGACCAAGACTCGGCGTCGCCTTGCTTGGCGGGCCGGACCATCCGGGCGTCAGGTGAGACCGTCTCGCAGCAGCGACGCAGCCGCTGCGACGAGATCGCCGTTGCCCTTGGCGGTGCGGCCGTCGGGAAGCACAGGGGTGTCCTCCAGGCCGGTACGGATGCCGTGCCCGCGGGGAACGGCCCTCCGGTTGACCGCCCAGGACGCGATCCCGTCACCGTGGTGCACCTGCTCCAGGCCGACACCGGCGTCGATGAGGACCTGCTCCATCGCAACTGCGTGCGCGACCGCGGCCTCGGGGTCAGCATCGAGCGGCTCGACCATCGCTCGGACGCACCGTGCCGCGATACCGGCGGCCACGAAGCGACGGGCGTCATCGAGGGAGAGGAGCCCGGCCTCGATGCCGATGCCCCGCTGGTCCAGGACCTCGCACAGCTCGATGATTCCGGCCTCGCCCTGGTTGGCGGTGGCGAGGTCGGGCAGCATCGTCCAACTTCTGACCAGCTCGATCCGGCGTCGAGGGTCGGGTTCGATCTCGGCCGAGGTGCTCAGCGAGATGGGGATGCCCGGGCACGCTGCACGCACCGCTGCCAGCGTCGCGGCGCACGGCCCGGCGGCGAGGGTCTGCTCACCGTCCTCGTCGTAGGGGTGCAGATGCAGCGATCGCGCGCCGGCGGCCACCGCCGCCCGGGCCTCGGCGGCGATGTCTGCCGGGGTCCGGGGCGCGGCCGGATGCTCCCGGTCACCGTTCAGCGCCGCCTGCAGCAGCGGAACAGCGTTACCTGCGTCCACGGCACGGGCCTCCCCACTCGCTGCTCGCCAGCCCCGAACGCCGCCGTTCTAGCACAAACACGCGCACCCGCAGACCAGAATGGGCTCGCGCTCGGGGTCGAAAGGCGGGCGAACGGGCGTGTCTCGGACATCCGAGGTCAGTTTGCCCGCACAGCCAGAAGGCGCTGCAGGCCTCCATCGTCGTCCGTGAGGTCCTTGCCGTGGCCGAACCCTCCCGGCTCGAGGCAGGCCTGGGCCCCAGCCTTCACGGCGTTGCCGGCCAGGAGG contains:
- a CDS encoding 3-keto-5-aminohexanoate cleavage protein; its protein translation is MDAGNAVPLLQAALNGDREHPAAPRTPADIAAEARAAVAAGARSLHLHPYDEDGEQTLAAGPCAATLAAVRAACPGIPISLSTSAEIEPDPRRRIELVRSWTMLPDLATANQGEAGIIELCEVLDQRGIGIEAGLLSLDDARRFVAAGIAARCVRAMVEPLDADPEAAVAHAVAMEQVLIDAGVGLEQVHHGDGIASWAVNRRAVPRGHGIRTGLEDTPVLPDGRTAKGNGDLVAAAASLLRDGLT